Proteins encoded within one genomic window of Plasmodium cynomolgi strain B DNA, chromosome 11, whole genome shotgun sequence:
- a CDS encoding poly(A)-binding protein (putative) has translation MEWNKNFQSNSIFVYNFPSEWMENDIKKNFMIFGTINNVIIDKDINIYAYIQFHDGEACQKAMEVMNGKEVSGKVLKVTARKMVEECMDMNSTKIEAPQKTQPNGENKKTTLFVFYLPPHWNDQDLFDKFKTFGNLESATVAKKNDKTSKGYGFVVYTDPHSATMAISNMNKVEVYAGKRLKVLLKSNSNENNKKKIKPGCTIFVFYLPNDWSDKDLKRHFSHYGNILGATIKRETNGKSRGYGFINFENQQSAINAVAGMNGFNAGNKYLKVSIKKGEEQYLAPQYLNIDRMGNNSYGSPPPPPPPMACHGNDSPNFGNGDMYPIQSTLPNSRFNSRVTTNEMHQSFLNSQYDHFPYNFFKNNEQAPYMQRSYNKNYNNMGKT, from the exons atggaatggaataaaaattttcaatcgAACAGCATATTTGTGTATAATTTTCCAAGTGAATGGATggaaaatgacataaaaaaa AACTTCATGATTTTCGGAACCATAAACAATGTCATAATAGACAAGGACATAAACATTTACGCCTATATCCAATTTCACGACGGCGAGGCGTGCCAAAAGGCTATGGAAGTTATGAATGGGAAGGAAGTGAGCGGGAAGGTTCTGAAGGTCACTGCCAGAAAAATGGTGGAAGAGTGCATGGACATGAATTCTACGAAAATTGAAGCCCCACAGAAAACTCAa ccaaatggtgaaaataaaaaaacgacacTCTTTGTTTTTTACCTGCCTCCCCATTGGAATGACCAAGATTTATTCGAT aaatttaaaaCCTTCGGCAATTTGGAAAGCGCCACTgtcgccaaaaaaaatgacaaaacgAGTAAAGGATACGGTTTTGTTGTTTACACGGACCCCCACAGCGCCACAATGGCCATATCAAATATGAACAAGGTGGAAGTATACGCAGGGAAGCGACTAAAG gtCCTGTTGAAGTCCAACTCCAACGAAAAtaacaagaagaaaataaaacccGGGTGCaccattttcgttttttatttaccaaATGACTGGAGTGATAAGGATTTGAAAAGA CATTTTTCACACTACGGAAACATCTTGGGTGCAAcgataaaaagagaaacgaATGGAAAGAGCAGAGGGTACGGCTTCATTAATTTCGAGAATCAGCAAAGTGCCATCAATGCCGTGGCCGGTATGAATGGATTCAACGCGGGcaacaaatatttaaaagtctccataaaaaaaggggaggaaca GTATTTGGCCCCACAGTACCTAAATATCGATCGAATGGGAAACaat TCCTACGGGTCGCCTCCTCCGCCTCCCCCACCCATGGCGTGCCATGGAAATGACTCACCCAACTTCGGAAACGGCGATATGTATCCCATCCAAAGCACGTTACCCAACAGTAGATTCAACTCACGAGTTACAACCAATGAGATGCACCAATCCTTTTTAAACTCTCAGTATGACCACTTCCCATACaacttcttcaaaaataatGAGCAGGCGCCATACATGCAGAGATCGTACAACAAGAATTACAACAACATGGGAAAGACTTAA
- a CDS encoding falcilysin (putative), whose amino-acid sequence MKLMRVLGYLNIITNCVNGLLCKAEKRKYNVFTNSFIYSISTTNLYSFTAMMNKSPEWAQEKCPEHKSYNILEKRFSEKFKMTYTVYEHKKAKTQVIALGSNDPLDVEQTFAFYVKTLTHSGKGIPHILEHTVLSGSKNFNYKDSMGLLEKGTLNTHLNAYTFNDRTVYMAGSMNNRDFFNIMAVYMDSVFQPNVLENKFIFQTEGWTYEVEKLKDEEKNTDAPKIKDYKVSYNGIVYSEMKGSFSSPLQHLYYVIMKNTFPDNVHSNISGGDPKEIPTLTYEEFKEFYYKNYNPKKIKVIFFSKNNPTELLNFVDDYLNQLDFTKYRDDAVENVNYQEYKKGPFYVRNKFADHSEEKENLVSISWLLNPKKNDLLDVDLSLESPQDYFALLIINNLLTHTTESVLYKALIDCGLGNSVIDTGLDDSLVQFIFTIGLKGIKEKNEKNISLDKIHYEVENVVLKALQKVVDEGFNKSAVEASINNIEFVLKEANLKTSKSIDYIFEMASRLNYNRDPLLIFEFEKHLNVVKDKIKNQPKYLEKFIEKHFINNYHRTVILMEGDENYGKEQEELEKESLKKQIESLTEKERDDIIVDFENLTKYKNTVESPEHLDNFPIISISDLNKETLEIPANAYFTTISEENNMDKYNQVKSSEDLMKKNMDDLINKYVLKGSQGEAITDGATKQSNVAEGEIPMLIYEMPTSGILYLQLIFSLDHLTLEELSYLNLFKVLILENKTNKRSSEEFVILREKNIGNIMANVALYSTSDHLKVTSKYNAHGLFNFEMHVLSHKCNESLEIALEALKDSDFSNKKKIVEILKRKINGMKTVFSSKGYSLLLKYVKSQLNAKYYAHDLVFGYGNYLKLQEQLKLAESDFDKFEEILNRIRNKIFTKKNLLISVTSDSAALDELFVKSKESFKNLLGYFEQNDSKNNGTETIGWIEEIKQSKVIEKEQKKKEFFVIPTFVNAVSMAGILFNEKEFLDPSFIVIVAALKNSYLWETVRGLNGAYGVFADIEYDGAVVFLSARDPNLEKTLQTFRESAQGLRKMADTMTKNDLRRYIINAIGNIDKPRRGVELSKLSLLRIISNETKQDRIDFRKRIMETTKEDFYKFADLLEKKINEFEKNIVIITSKEKASGYSTNVDQDFKLIHIE is encoded by the coding sequence ATGAAATTAATGAGAGTTTTGGGGTATTTAAATATCATCACAAATTGTGTTAATGGCTTATTAtgcaaagcggaaaaaagaaaatataatgtgTTTACGAacagttttatttattctatAAGCACGACGAACTTGTATTCATTTACGGCCATGATGAATAAGTCCCCGGAGTGGGCACAGGAAAAGTGCCCAGAACATAAAAGTTATAACATTCTTGAGAAGAGATTTAGTGAGAAATTCAAAATGACGTACACGGTGTATGAACATAAGAAGGCGAAAACACAGGTCATAGCATTGGGGTCGAACGATCCGTTGGATGTAGAACAGACTTTTGCCTTTTACGTGAAAACGTTGACGCATTCAGGGAAGGGAATTCCCCACATATTGGAGCACACCGTTTTGTCCGGCTCGAAAAACTTCAATTATAAGGATTCCATGGGTCTCTTGGAAAAAGGGACACTAAATACGCACCTGAATGCATACACGTTTAATGACCGAACTGTGTACATGGCTGGATCGATGAACAATCGAGATTTTTTCAACATCATGGCTGTTTACATGGATAGTGTGTTCCAACCAAATGtattagaaaataaatttattttccaaacAGAAGGATGGACATACGAAGTGGAAAAGCtgaaggatgaagaaaaaaatacagatgCTCCAAAAATTAAGGATTACAAAGTTTCATATAATGGTATTGTTTACAGTGAGATGAAAGGATCCTTTAGCAGCCCACTACAACATCTGTACTATGTTATAATGAAGAATACCTTTCCAGATAATGTGCATTCAAATATCAGTGGTGGAGACCCTAAAGAGATCCCTACTTTGACTTACGAAGAGTTTAAAGAATTCTACTATAAGAATTATAACCCTAAAAAGATTAAGGTCATCTTTTTTAGTAAGAATAACCCTACCGAGTTGTTAAATTTTGTGGACGATTATCTGAATCAGTTAGATTTTACCAAGTATAGAGATGATGCTGTGGAAAATGTAAACTATCAGgagtacaaaaaaggacCTTTCTATGTGAGAAACAAATTTGCTGACCATTctgaggaaaaagaaaatttggtTTCCATTTCGTGGTTATTAAATCCGAAGAAAAATGATCTGTTAGATGTAGATCTCAGTTTAGAATCCCCACAAGATTATTTCGCCCTGCTGATCATAAACAACCTTCTTACCCATACAACTGAGAGTGTTCTGTACAAAGCGTTAATCGATTGTGGCTTGGGAAACAGCGTCATAGATACAGGGCTGGATGACAGCCTGGTgcagtttatttttactatcGGTCTTAAaggaataaaagaaaaaaatgaaaagaatatAAGTCTGGACAAAATACATTACGAGGTAGAGAACGTCGTTTTGAAAGCGTTGCAAAAAGTGGTAGATGAAGGGTTTAACAAATCTGCAGTAGAGGCCTCCATAAATAACATCGAATTTGTGTTGAAGGAGGCAAACTTGAAAACGTCCAAAAGTATAGACTACATTTTTGAGATGGCATCTAGGCTAAATTATAATAGGGACCCACTTCTCATTTTCGAATTCGAAAAGCATTTGAATGTAGTTAAggataagataaaaaatcagccaaaatatttggaaaaatttatcGAGAaacatttcattaataattatCACAGAACGGTCATTCTCATGGAGGGTGATGAAAATTATGGAAAGGAACAGGAAGAATTAGAAAAAGagtctttaaaaaaacaaattgaaagCTTgacggaaaaagaaagagatgATATCATTGTcgattttgaaaatttaacCAAGTACAAAAATACTGTGGAATCACCTGAACATTTGGATAATTTCCCCATAATAAGTATTTCCGATTTGAACAAAGAAACGTTGGAAATTCCCGCGAATGCTTACTTTACTACCATCTCTGAGGAAAACAATATGGATAAGTATAACCAAGTCAAATCGAGCGAAGAtctgatgaagaaaaacatgGACGATTTGATTAACAAGTACGTTTTGAAAGGTTCCCAAGGTGAGGCAATCACAGACGGAGCTACAAAACAGAGCAATGTTGCAGAAGGGGAAATACCAATGCTCATTTACGAAATGCCAACGAGTGGTATCCTCTACCTTCAGTTAATCTTTAGTCTGGACCATTTAACGCTGGAGGAACTGAGCTACCTCAACCTTTTCAAAGTCCTCATCCTGGAGAATAAAACCAACAAAAGATCATCAGAAGAGTTTGTAAttttgagggaaaaaaacataggAAATATTATGGCCAACGTTGCCTTGTACTCCACTAGCGACCATCTGAAAGTCACTAGCAAGTATAATGCACACGGGTTGTTCAACTTTGAAATGCATGTGTTAAGTCATAAGTGCAATGAATCTTTGGAGATAGCCTTGGAAGCATTAAAAGACTCAGACTTTtcaaacaagaaaaagatagtagaaattttgaagaggaaaattaaTGGAATGAAAACTGTATTTAGCTCTAAAGGATATTCCTTGTTGTTGAAATATGTGAAGTCCCAACTGAACGCCAAGTACTATGCGCATGATTTGGTTTTTGGATATGGAAACTATCTCAAACTTCAAGAACAGTTAAAGTTGGCTGAATCAGATTTCGACAAATTtgaggaaattttaaataggataagaaataaaatattcacgAAGAAGAACTTACTAATTAGTGTAACATCAGACTCTGCTGCGTTGGATGAACTTTTTGTAAAGTCGAAAGAGTCCTTCAAGAATCTACTGGGTTACTTTGAACAGAATGACTCCAAGAATAATGGAACGGAAACCATCGGATGgattgaagaaataaaacaaagcaaagttatagaaaaggaacaaaagaaaaaagaattcttTGTCATCCCAACATTTGTAAATGCTGTTTCTATGGCtggaattttatttaatgagAAGGAATTTTTAGACCCTTCCTTCATCGTTATCGTTGCTGCTTTGAAAAACTCCTACCTATGGGAAACAGTTAGAGGTCTAAATGGTGCTTACGGTGTTTTTGCAGATATTGAATATGACGGGGCGGTCGTATTCTTATCAGCTAGGGATCCCAATTTGGAGAAAACTCTTCAGACTTTTAGAGAATCTGCACAAGGACTCAGAAAAATGGCAGATACCATGACGAAAAATGATTTACGTAGGTACATTATCAACGCCATTGGTAATATTGACAAACCGAGAAGGGGAGTTGAACTTAGCAAGCTGTCTCTTTTGAGAATTATCTCAAATGAGACCAAGCAGGATCGAATTGACTTCAGAAAAAGAATCATGGAAACAACGAAGGAAGACTTTTACAAATTTGCCGACTTGctggagaagaaaattaacgaatttgaaaaaaatattgtcatTATTACGAGCAAGGAGAAGGCCAGCGGGTACTCCACCAACGTCGACCAGGACTTCAAGCTAATCCACATTGAGTAA